The Natranaeroarchaeum aerophilus DNA window CGCGTGCACGGTGACGTCGTGGCCGTCGCCCACAAGCCAGCGGGCCAGTTCGCCGACGTGTCGCTCGATCCCACCGAGATCCGGTGGGTAGCGGTGGGTGACCAGATCGATTTTCATCCCAGCTCCTCCAGCCAGCCCCACAGGTAGCCGAGGCCGACGATCACGGTGAGCAGGGCAAGCGCAAGGAGTTCTCCCAGCGTTCGAACTGATGCCGACTCGACGATTCTGCGGAGTCGCCGTGGAACGCGATCCCGAATGAGCCAGCCCAGATAGTTGCGTTCGGTACTGTCCGTGCCGGTTGGTCCCTCGCTGCTGCGATCCAGCCGTCGCTTCGATGTTCCCTGCTGAAAGGCGCGTAGGGCGAGAAACCACGGTCTGGTTCGATACTCAAAGACGGTGTGTGCGACGACGGCGTCGGGCGCGTAAACGACCCCACGGTCGTACTCCGCACGAAGGCGGTCACCAAAGGCTGCCCCTTCGCCATGGCGGTACCGATCGGCGGTTGGCCCGAGATCGGGATCGAAGCCGCCCAGTTCGAGGAAGACGTCCCGCCGAACCGAGAGGTTCGACTCGAAGGTGTTCCGGACCTCCGCGCCCGCCTCGGCAAAATCAGGGTAGGTGACGCCGACGAGCCAGTCGAATTCGGTCGGGAGATACCACGGCCGACCGCCACGCCAGTCGCCGATCATCCGCCCGCCGACCGCGAGGGCGTCGTGGTCGTCGTAGGCTGCCACGAGCCGTTCGATCCAGTCCGGCTCGGCGATAGCGTCGTCGTCGAGAAAGGCGACTACCTCGCCCGTGGCGAGTTCGGCTCCGCGAGTTCGCGTCGCTGACACGCCGCGGTTATCCGGCAGGCAGTGGATACGCACGTTCGCGTGGTTACCGAACTCCTGCTCGGCACGCCTCGCGACGGCCTCCGTCCCGTCGACGACAACCACCAGTTCGACCGGCTCGTGACTCTGTTCGAGAACGCTCTCGACGGCTTCGCGCAGCGCCGGATAGCGCGCCATCGCGTGCGTGGCGACGACGACGGAAACCTGCATCGTCAGGTGGTTCTGCTGACTACTGCTTGAATGTTGTCACCGGAGAGTCGTATCAATCCGAAAGGATCTCGGCGGGAAGCTCGGTCGGTTCGAGATTCCGACGGTGACACTCACGGACGAGTCGTAGCGAGAGCGGATACGCAATCGCGGTGAACACGACTGCGATGATCAGGTTGCCGACCAGCAGCCGGACGACGATCTCTGAGCCGGCCGAAAAGGAGACAGTCGAGGGGACGCCGCCCGGCGGGACGCCCAGTAACTGAATGCCGAGCCAGAAGCTTGCAGCGTAGACGCCCCACTTGACGACGGGATTGAGCACGATCACCGACGCAAGGAGCGCGATCTTGCTGATGCGATCGGAGATATACGCGAGGACAACAAACAGGAAGAGACCGGTCCCAAGCGTCGGCATGGAGGTGATAAAGACCCCGATCGAGAAGCTGCCAGCAATTTCGCTCGGCGAGTTATCCTCCAGTAGCGCCCGATCGAGCTCGCCACGGACTCGCTCGGCCAGCGACGACAGCCGCTCACGAACCATCTACCGGTCAGACGGGGCATGGATACATCAACGCTTCGGCAGCTACGACCGGGTCGACTGTGGGGTCGGGGAGGATGTCGACGTCCTGAGCGGAAGTAAGTAGAGGTACTCATCGAGATCGAGCGCGAACTGTGTCCGCTCGGAAACCGTAACCCACGTGCACTCGTACTCATCCCCGACTTCCTCTCCTTCACCGGTCACCGTATGGACCCATTCCTCTCGTGGATCGTCAACGCGTGCATGGAAAAAGTGTCTGACGTACCAGCGTCCCTCCCGACGCTGCCAGAGATCCGTTTGCAGATGCTCGACCGAGTCGAGGTCGTCGAGACCAGTCTCCTCGTAGACTTCTCGTTGCAGTGCCTCTCGTGGCGACTCATCGTCATCAAGCGTTCCTTTCGGGACCTGTTTCCCCTCGTACTCCGGGCCATCGAACACGAGCAGTTCACCATCGGATCGGGTGATGTACGCACAAGCTTTGTGTACGTACGTTGCTGTACTGGGCGGCATTGTATGCTATATTCCCACGTGAGGCGATAAAAATCCTTCATGCAAGTACCTCTTACACCTAAGTCGGATACAAAGAGCTAGTTTGTCGTCACCACTTCGAGCACGTCGCGTTCGTCGAGGTCGTAACTCGCACCGCGCTGTCGATTCGATCGGCAATCGATGGCGTGGAGAAAGCCCTCGCCGATATCGGAGTGGAGGCTGTACGCGAAGTCTTCGGCAGTCGAGTTCGGCGGGAGCAGGTAGCAGTCGGGCAGCACCTCGCCGCGTTCGTTCCCAAGACCGTTCGCACCGCCCGGGAACACCGGTATGACGCCGAGCACGTCGAACAGCGCGGCTTCGAGTGCATCCTGAACGCCGGTCGCGCCGTACTCGTCGACGAACTCGCGGATCTGCTCGAGTCCGGCCTCCTGACTCCCGGAGACGTCGCCGATAATCTCGAACCCGCCCGCGCCGGGCGTGTACTCGACGACACCGGATTCGTCCGCGGACTTCAGTGCCTTCTCGGCGTGGGCACTCGCGGGAACCATCGTCAGGTGTTCGTAGTCGGGATCCGACGTGATCTCGGCGTAGTTCTCCTGGGCCTCGGACGTGTCCATCTTGTTGGCCGCGATCACCATCGGTTTGGTCTCGCGTCGGATCTCGCGCGCCAGTTCGAGCCGATCCTCGTCGTCCCACTCCGCCGGATCGAAGCCGATATCGACCCGTCGGATCAGGCGCTTGATCTCGTCTTCGGTGATCCGGAACGCACTCATCTGCTCTGCGAGCTCTTCCTCGATATCGTCGTCCTCGGTAGTGTACCCTGTCTCGTACCGTTCGATACCCTTCCCGAGGACGCTCAGGTACCACTGATCGAGTTCGGTTTCGAGGAAGTCGATGTCGTCCCGCGGGTCGTGACCCTCGGTCGGTTCCCCCTCGATATCGGTCTCACCGGAGAAATCGACGACGTGGACCAGCACGTCGGTCTCGTTCAGGTCGCTCAGGAACTGGTTGCCCAGCCCAGCGCCCTCGTGTGCGCCGGGGATCAGCCCCGCAACGTCGACCAGTTTCGTCGGAACAAAGCGAGTCCCGTCGTCACAGTAGCCGACCGAGGGGGTACACGTCTCGTCGAACTCCGGTGCCGCACACTTGACGCGAACGTAGGCCTCGCCCACGCTCGGGTCGATCGTCGTAAACGGGTAGGCACCCTCGGGGACGTCGTTCATCGTCGCTGCGTTAAAAAACGTCGACTTTCCCACGGAGGGCTTGCCGACCAGTCCGATCCGGTAACTCATTACAACAGGTCCGTAGGCACCGGTAAAACGCGTTTCCCTCTGTCCGCCCAGTGGTACGGGGTGACGTGACGCCCGGGCGAGCGCGCCGGTGGGTACTGGTCAGTCCCTCTCATCCGGAGTCGCCCGGACTACAATAGCCCGTCCTCTCTGGCAAGCAACACGCCGTTGATCGTCGCGTCGTTGGTCGGATTCTCCCGCACCCGCTCGACGGCCTCGTCGACCGGGACAGTTCGGACATCGAGGAACTCGTTGTCATCGAGTTCCTGTTCGACCGGCGTTAGCCCCTCGGCGAAGACGATCCCGCGTTCGTGGCGGAGGACCCCTGTCGCCACTTTGTACGTCTGCAACAGCGAGGTCCCCGACGGATCGAAGCCGGTCTCCTCGCGGAGTTCCCGTGCTCCGGCAGTGGTGTAGGACTCGCCGTCCTCGACGATTCCGGCAGGCAGTTCGAGCTGGCTCTCCCGAATCGTCGGCCGGTACTGCTCGACACAGACGAGCTGGTCGTTCGCGACAGCAACGATGACGACTGCGGGCGGCAGTTCAGCCCAGTAGTAGCGCTTCGTGGTACCGTTTGGCTGTTCGACGAGGTCGTAGCCGCCCTCGTACCAGCCAGTCTCGTATTCGGTCACCGATTCGAGCACCGTCCAGTCGTCTCCTGTCCTCGCCCCCTCCCGTTCGGAGTTGTCCATACGGGGTCGATAGACTCGTGACTCACAGAGCTATCGGTTTCGACACCGCCCGCTGCTCACTCGGGGTACCGACGGACCGAAAACCGCTCGTAGCCCCCGTAGGCGACGTCGAGCGAACCCATCCACCAGTTCCAGCGCTCGGCAGGCGTCCCGTCCGGAGCGTCGGCAAGATGGTCGATGATCTCTTCGACGGTCAGTTCCGCCCCCGTATCCGATTCGTACTTGCTGGCGTCTTTCAGGTCGACAGCCTGTCGGGCAACGACACGCTGTTCGCCGGGCTTGCCGCCGAACTCGTCGTCCAGTCGCTGTCCGAGTCGAACTGGATCCAGTGTCACATCCACACTACGGTCTCCGGACAATTGAGTTCGGTGGTCATCCCACAAGTTCGCGATAGATCGTCCCGAACGCCTGCCGCCGGAGCGTACCGACTGCGGCCCGCTCCTCGCTCTGGAACGTCGCCGCGACTGCGCGCTCGCCCGGTGCGACGTGCCAGACGACGTTGTCGACGTGCTCGCTTCCCCGTACCTCGACGTCGCCGTCGAAGTCCTCGCACCACGCCTCGAACTCCTCTACGGTCCCGACCTGAACCGAGAGCAGTGAGGCAAACAGCGCGTCCCGTGCGGTCTCGATCACGTCGCCGGTTACACGCTCGTCGTACTCGTCGGCGTCAAACGCCATTGCCTTCGCGGTCTCCTTGACGACGGTCTGGGCGGCCGGTCCCAGCGAATCGTAGGTCTCTACGGCCTCGGCTTCGTCGTCCGGAGAGAATAGTCCCGTCGTGTGCATATCCGAAGGTTTGGGCCGGGGAAGTTACCGGTTGCGACTTCGAGGCTTACTCCTCGTCGGGAGCCGCCGTTGTCTCTTCGCCCCCTGCATTCAGCATCTCTTCAGTCATCTTCCGCGCTTCGGCGAGAACGTCCCCCGTCTCGTCGGTGAGGTCCCCACGACCGCGGCCAGCGGTCTGGCGAGCCATCTCCTGCTCGAACGTGGCTCCCGACTGTCCACCGTGGCCGTGGTCGTGGCCGTGCCCATCGGTCGTGTCCTCGAACAGCTGCGGAAACTCCGTCTCGGGGACGTGCTCGACGACCGCTTCGGCAAGTTCAGTCTGGGTCGAGTTCTCCCAGTCGGGAGCATGTTCGTTCAGCCATTCTTCGTGTCCCTCACGGCCCATGATCGCGGTGATCGCGAGGTGGTTGGCGAGGTGTTCCCCATCGGCCTGCGGGGTCTCGCACACCGGACAGACGTATCCCATGCGCGTGGGTTGGCGGGTCAGGTGGAAAAGACTAGCGCGTCTCCCCGGCGTCGACCCTGTGGAGTGTGATCGTGATTTCCGTCCCGGGATCTGTCTGCCTGACATCGATCGAACCGCCCGATAGCGAGATGATCCAGTAGACGTGCCACAGGCCGAGGCCCAGTCCGTGGGTGAGCGGCCCGACGCGTTGCTCACCGGTGAGAATACTCGCTTCCTCGTGGGGCAGCCCCGGCCCGTAGTCCCGGACGTGGATCGCGACCGTAGTTTCGCCGACCTCGATACCGATACTGACACGTGGCTGCTCTCGCTCACTATGTTCGACGGCGTTCGAGAGCAGTTCATCGATGGCGTCCTCGAAAGTCGGGATCGCATCGACCAGTACGTCAGTCGACCCGTCGATTGATAGTTCGGCGTCGCCGTCGAATGCTCTGACCGTGATGGCGATCGACCGTGCGATTTCCCAGAGTGGAATCGACTCCGGTCGCGGATGCTCGCTCAGAAGCTTGACTATCTTCCGGTGTTTGTTGGTCAGACCGATTAATCGGTCTGCCTCCCGGACGATGGTTCGTTCGGCCTCCCGCTCACCAGTATCGACAGTAGTGAGCTGTTCGGCATAGCCCACGATGACGTTCATCCCATTCGTAATGTTGTGTCTGAGGACGCGGTCGAGCACCCGGAGCTGCTGGCTCGCCTCGACCCGGTCGGTCACGTTCTGCTGAAAGCCCACGTAATTTCGCACGGTCCCGTCCTCGTCTTTGACGGGGGCAATCGTGACACGGTTCCAGAACATGCTCCCGTCGCTGCGATAGTTCCGAAGTTCCACATCCACGGGGCGTTCCTCGTCGATGGCTTCGCGCAGCTCCGCCACAGGGCGCGGCTGGGTCTGCTCGCCCTGCAATATTCGGCAGTTCCGGCCGAGCACCTCCTCGCTGGTGTAGCCAGTCAACTGCTCGAACTGCTCGTTGACGTAGATCATCGGGTTGTCCTCCAGATCGGGGTCAGTAATCGTCACTCCGACCGGAGCTTCGTCGATTGCCCGGTTTTTGAGTTCGAGTTCCCGCTCGCGCTCACGCTGGTCAGTGATATCACGACATCGCCATAACCGACCGTAGCGTGTGCCGTCTTCCCCAACGACCGGAGTGGAGTAGACGTCCAGAATCCTCCCCGAGTCGAGCCGGATCTCGTCGTGGCTCGTCGCCGTCGGATCCGCCCTGAGCCGTTTGATCAGGTCGAAAAACGCCTCCGGGTCTTCAAGCACGTCCCGTGCATATTCGAGCGCCTCCGCCTCGTTTCCTCGCTCGAAGATTTCCTCCGGAACCGCCCATAGCTGTTTGAACCGCTCGTTGTACGAGAGGAACTCACCCTCCGTCCCGACAACGAGAATCCCGTCCTGTACTGACTCCTGCTGGGCCTTGAGCAACGACCGTCTGAACTCCATCCGGGTTCGATTTCGGTCCCGTTGCTGCCGACGGAACGTCCGGTGGACGAGGTCCGCAATGTTACCGGCAAACCCGAGTTCGTCGTCGGTCCACTCGCGTTGCTCCCCGACCTGCTCGTGACAGACGACCCCGATGACGTCGCCACCGTCCCGGAGCGCGGCGTCGAGCATCGACGTGATCCCGTTCGGTTCGAGATACGACTCGGTCAGTGCGGCCGTCCGTGGATCCGCTCTGGCGTCCGGGATGGCAAACGTTCGGTTCGACTCGACGGCATCAAAATACGCGGGATACCGCTCGGCCATCAGTCTATCACCGGTACTGTGTTCGCCTGACTGCCGGTCGTACCGATCGACAC harbors:
- a CDS encoding NUDIX domain-containing protein; translation: MPPSTATYVHKACAYITRSDGELLVFDGPEYEGKQVPKGTLDDDESPREALQREVYEETGLDDLDSVEHLQTDLWQRREGRWYVRHFFHARVDDPREEWVHTVTGEGEEVGDEYECTWVTVSERTQFALDLDEYLYLLPLRTSTSSPTPQSTRS
- a CDS encoding redox-regulated ATPase YchF, encoding MSYRIGLVGKPSVGKSTFFNAATMNDVPEGAYPFTTIDPSVGEAYVRVKCAAPEFDETCTPSVGYCDDGTRFVPTKLVDVAGLIPGAHEGAGLGNQFLSDLNETDVLVHVVDFSGETDIEGEPTEGHDPRDDIDFLETELDQWYLSVLGKGIERYETGYTTEDDDIEEELAEQMSAFRITEDEIKRLIRRVDIGFDPAEWDDEDRLELAREIRRETKPMVIAANKMDTSEAQENYAEITSDPDYEHLTMVPASAHAEKALKSADESGVVEYTPGAGGFEIIGDVSGSQEAGLEQIREFVDEYGATGVQDALEAALFDVLGVIPVFPGGANGLGNERGEVLPDCYLLPPNSTAEDFAYSLHSDIGEGFLHAIDCRSNRQRGASYDLDERDVLEVVTTN
- a CDS encoding NUDIX hydrolase translates to MDNSEREGARTGDDWTVLESVTEYETGWYEGGYDLVEQPNGTTKRYYWAELPPAVVIVAVANDQLVCVEQYRPTIRESQLELPAGIVEDGESYTTAGARELREETGFDPSGTSLLQTYKVATGVLRHERGIVFAEGLTPVEQELDDNEFLDVRTVPVDEAVERVRENPTNDATINGVLLAREDGLL
- a CDS encoding DUF2062 domain-containing protein; the protein is MVRERLSSLAERVRGELDRALLEDNSPSEIAGSFSIGVFITSMPTLGTGLFLFVVLAYISDRISKIALLASVIVLNPVVKWGVYAASFWLGIQLLGVPPGGVPSTVSFSAGSEIVVRLLVGNLIIAVVFTAIAYPLSLRLVRECHRRNLEPTELPAEILSD
- a CDS encoding glycosyltransferase family 2 protein; this encodes MQVSVVVATHAMARYPALREAVESVLEQSHEPVELVVVVDGTEAVARRAEQEFGNHANVRIHCLPDNRGVSATRTRGAELATGEVVAFLDDDAIAEPDWIERLVAAYDDHDALAVGGRMIGDWRGGRPWYLPTEFDWLVGVTYPDFAEAGAEVRNTFESNLSVRRDVFLELGGFDPDLGPTADRYRHGEGAAFGDRLRAEYDRGVVYAPDAVVAHTVFEYRTRPWFLALRAFQQGTSKRRLDRSSEGPTGTDSTERNYLGWLIRDRVPRRLRRIVESASVRTLGELLALALLTVIVGLGYLWGWLEELG
- a CDS encoding DUF5809 family protein; protein product: MHTTGLFSPDDEAEAVETYDSLGPAAQTVVKETAKAMAFDADEYDERVTGDVIETARDALFASLLSVQVGTVEEFEAWCEDFDGDVEVRGSEHVDNVVWHVAPGERAVAATFQSEERAAVGTLRRQAFGTIYRELVG
- a CDS encoding PAS domain-containing protein, producing MSNQPCSARVPIEELSDPVILVDDRWAIVGGNAATDRLLVDDLDQSLGRPLDDVLQFTDPITGDRRRPSSAEPPTSGCELDSCGPLTVRSEDGSSETVALSVIPIDEADTAAMLLFRPVDTEYDQQRHRDRHRDALYELSIDKSVTEGEFTVAIETITETAADVLGTTRVSVWLFDESGEEMRCVDRYDRQSGEHSTGDRLMAERYPAYFDAVESNRTFAIPDARADPRTAALTESYLEPNGITSMLDAALRDGGDVIGVVCHEQVGEQREWTDDELGFAGNIADLVHRTFRRQQRDRNRTRMEFRRSLLKAQQESVQDGILVVGTEGEFLSYNERFKQLWAVPEEIFERGNEAEALEYARDVLEDPEAFFDLIKRLRADPTATSHDEIRLDSGRILDVYSTPVVGEDGTRYGRLWRCRDITDQRERERELELKNRAIDEAPVGVTITDPDLEDNPMIYVNEQFEQLTGYTSEEVLGRNCRILQGEQTQPRPVAELREAIDEERPVDVELRNYRSDGSMFWNRVTIAPVKDEDGTVRNYVGFQQNVTDRVEASQQLRVLDRVLRHNITNGMNVIVGYAEQLTTVDTGEREAERTIVREADRLIGLTNKHRKIVKLLSEHPRPESIPLWEIARSIAITVRAFDGDAELSIDGSTDVLVDAIPTFEDAIDELLSNAVEHSEREQPRVSIGIEVGETTVAIHVRDYGPGLPHEEASILTGEQRVGPLTHGLGLGLWHVYWIISLSGGSIDVRQTDPGTEITITLHRVDAGETR
- a CDS encoding DUF5810 domain-containing protein; translated protein: MGYVCPVCETPQADGEHLANHLAITAIMGREGHEEWLNEHAPDWENSTQTELAEAVVEHVPETEFPQLFEDTTDGHGHDHGHGGQSGATFEQEMARQTAGRGRGDLTDETGDVLAEARKMTEEMLNAGGEETTAAPDEE